A segment of the Zingiber officinale cultivar Zhangliang chromosome 8B, Zo_v1.1, whole genome shotgun sequence genome:
gggaacatagagtacatcaatgagtgttagctcctttccggacgtcatcttcagaacaacttttccgagtccgacaattggcgacgtcatggaattacccatatagagcttcctgccatttattggagtatacttggagaacatcgccttatcggaacagatatgacgagttgctccagtatcaatgaaccactgcttcgggttggtatccaccaagttggcttcaaatacaaccgcagtgagatccaagtcctcaagagaggttgcgacgtggttcgcagcatcctttggccccttggttggcttcttcgggcgtctgcagtccttggacaggtgtcctgcctttccacagttgtagcaggatcccttgaacttcttcgcttgtgccttcttcttgaactgtttcggctttttagcgttcggctcgaccaggttggacatatcgtctatagtccgcttggttcctctgcagtcggataactttcgattatcctcctctattcgtagcctcaggatcaggtcttgcagccctatctccttttgcttgtgctttaggtaattcttgaaatccttccatgacggagggagcttctcaattaccgcagcaactgcgaatgactcgttcagcttcattccttcggcgtccagatcatgcagtattaattgcatatcttggacttgagatgagacgctctttgagtccaccatcttgaaatccagaaaccggccgacgatgaatttcttcagtccggcattttcggtcttgtatttcttctcaagcgattcccacaaagatttcgctgtttccaatgaacaatacacgttatacaacgtgttgtccaaggcgttgagaatgTAGTTGTGACACAAAAAATCTCCGTGCGTCCACGTATCGCAAGCAACCTTGCTACCGTCCGTAGCGACTGGCGGGTCTTcacgcaaaaaccgtacaaggtttagcgttgttaagtagaacagcatcttctgctgccatcttttgaagtcggctccggtgaatttctccggcttttctccgtgcggaatggatgtcggaacggcggtcggaacggccgtcggaacagcggtcggaatggcggttggaacgtcgttggtagccatatcagtttgtacggaatatcgtttacgactgttgtttccggtaaattccggagtatgcaaactgatcgtcgaggctagtgttcgacactatctccgtaaacgatattgctccgctacggtgcttaacggattgttgcaattcgttcccaagatacaacgacgacaatcgtctcggaatcgtagcactccgacttccgagaccagcgaaccttctcgtaggcttcttggactcttgaatgcacaagatgagtgagtgaatacttgaggaagagaagattaagttgagtgatttgattccaatctggagggttctatttatacagaaggaagaggctttagggaggggtgtgacctttgggtggattaatctgggccgtccggactgaagagttataacccttcacatagcccctttaatctcatccatcagatctaagagttgtgaccctcagatctatcagccatcggatctggatccattgatccgatgcttcagatcatgtctcatcccaagccgtcagatcgtgactcattgtgatccaacgctctagatcgcatcacaagtgatccaccatacttctttgatcaacgttgatcaacggctgccatccgttcgcccaaccaactgtccagtcatctccctttgcccacgaggatgccacataggcactgccatgtcaggtactagcctgacacgtcacccgagtgccatgtaggcactgcaatgtcacctggagcataaatttaagctcctcaatgcgaagtgcaaagtgcgcctacaaagcgcccattgcgcacgtggcgggtggcgggctcacaggtgcgagcacctgctcgcccctgagcagagagtacctggtacttttctgagttaactccaataactcaacatcattaataagtaaggaatgcacatcggaaatttccgatgtgggactattctcccttgcatttccttaatgaataaccaacgttattttgggccgactttgaacattaatttcttattcacccttaatcggttttgagcaaattaatagtctaaatctatctacgcgaaacgtagatttcaattttgaagtcaattacgactttcaacaattgatgacttccgatttttcctcctcaaaatcgtattggtccatttaggtccCAATATCCAACATGTTTGTGGGTGAATGTGTGCCAGTTTGCCTGACGTCCTCATTTCATATGCTTAAGGAAATTTATTTCGCAATAAATAGGGTCATATAACACTATAAATGCAGAAGAGCAGAGCCATGTGCCCCCAAAACAACAGTATTAAATTGGTACAGTCACACTGTCAGCAGTGAGATACCTGATCTGTTTGGGGTTCGGCAGTAGCTCCTCAGTCCCCTCACTCCACCGCAAGTGGGACATTAATTATATTCTTCAGCCTCAGCTTGTTGTGTTAGTGTTCACGGGTTAAATCTTGTGCTGTGGTGGGGTTCGTCCCATGCCATCACACCAtatcaattcaattcaattctgtATCGGAAAAAGGACGATCATTGAGCCAAGAAAGAAAAGCACCTTACAAGACCCCTTCCCCTTAGCACCCTTGTACTGAGATAGCAATGCTGCTTTAAATACATGTGATATGATGATCAAGTTAAACCTTAGATTAGTAGTCAATTTTGTCGTGTTTGAAAGCACTCATTTATGGATGCCGATATGCGACCAAGCACAACAACATATTATCAGAATACATCCACTGGAAATATTTGCTACTCCAAACAATAATTTAAAACAAAGACAACGAGTAACACGCCATATTCTATATGCTTTTTAAATTTGCCGTGGGAGTTCCACCGATGACCACTATGTTATCGATACTCCGATTGCAGTTCCAAATTCCACATTGACCTCCTTACATATTTGCAACTTCCTCCTACAAATAAAATTGCTAATTCGCTCtcaatttacaaataattttcatttattcgACGTATATCCAAGAATAGACAGACTCAGGGAAACTTTATGTGCGTTGGAAAGCCTTTGTCCTGTAACTCTGCTCGCCTACTCTCATGTCACTTTCTGATTGACATAGTAACCATAGATGCCTCAATATTAAATTTCTTGTAATCACGCAAGTTTCTATCCATGAGTATCATCTTGACCCGGTGTTGCTTTTAGTTTAATGAATACATGCAAGGTCAAAGATTAATTTTGACTGGGAAAGAAGAATGCAATCGGGAGTTTGGAGTAGCTAGGATTGAACTTTTCTTCTCGGTAAGGTAGCCTAATTCCTTGGAGTTTGGTGGGATTTGTATCTCGATCGCCTGCCTTGCACATGAGACGGGAGATAAAATTATCATTTCTCATCTTTCTTGGAACAGATTGGGTGCTAGTGGATATAACTACCAACTGCCAATTGCTCTCTTCCTTTTGCAGTAAAATGGACGAAGCAGTGGGCaaagattcgagcgacgctttcCAAAGCCTTCCCGACTCCATCCATTCGCTTCGTCGATTCAACTCCAAGCTCACTGATTCTTGGTTCGAATCAGTTTGCCGCATAATCAAGGAGCTGCAAGAAAGCAAATCGAACGGCGACGACATGGAATTTACAAAGATTCAAGGTTCATCAAAAGGCAATACTTTTTGTACTTTCTTGCCACGAGTACTTCCTTgtaatttctcttcttcttttttgtttCGTGTAGCTGAGCTAGATTCCCTTCGATCTCAACTGAAAGAAATAGCGATACAGAGGAGACAAACACTGAATGATTTTCTTGATCTAAAAGGTAGCGGCAGCAGCTCGGATCCTGGAATTCGATGCTGGGTCTCATAGAAACAACTCAAACTTTTCTTGGCGCAGGAAACATTCGAGTATTTTGCCGCGTGAGGCCTTTGCTGCCCGAAGAGAGCTGCAGGTTTACTCCACCTTCCCTTCTCACTCCGGATTCAACAAGGTTGCTCTTGAGGGTTGGTGACAGAAGGAGCAAGCAGTACAATTTCGACAAGGTGTTCCATCCACAGTCTACGCAAGGTGATACGATCAACAGACGTCCGCATTCATGTAGAATTGTAAAGCATAATTAAAACGATGAACATTTTGCTTTTTTTCATAAATTCCAGAGGAAGTGTTTTCTGAAATTGAGCCAGTGATAAAATCCGCCTTGGATGGGTATAATGTATGCATCTTTGCTTACGGGCAGACCGGGACAGGAAAAACCTATAGCATGGTAAGATTGTCAAATTTTTCATGATGCTGTTCGATTagcctgaaaaaaaaaatgatttgtgCAGGAAGGAAGCAGAAGCAATCCAGGTATTGTGATTCGTGGGATCCAAGCACTGTTTCAGCAAGCATTGGAAAGCAACCATGCATTCCAGTTCAATTTCAGCATGCTAGAGATCTACATGGGTGGCCTGAGAGATCTACTTGTTCCGCGAAGCTCCAAACAAAGAAAACCACCGGCGTAGGAACACTGACATCCCAAatatatctatctatctatctatatgCATTTCACATTGTGTGAGTGACTATTGTCTACAGCCTTTCGATACAAATGAACTCAATTGGAGGTGTGGAGATAGAGAATCTAGTGTCTGTCGAGGTTCACAACTTTGAGCAAGTTAACACACTGTACAATCTTGGGAAAAGGTCACGGTCGACGGGTGCTACCAAATCCAATTTAAACTCGAGTAGATCTCACTGGTAATTATTCTATGCATTGTCATTTAACTTATGACTGCAAGTAGGATTGGAGCaaaaacttgatttcaatttGTGCGCAGGACAGTCTTATCTGCATATCAATAGCCTGTGCTGGTGCACCGGAGAGGCGACAAGGGGTGAATAAGATTTGGATGATTGATTTGGGTGGAAGTGAGAGGCTTTTGAAGACACAAGCAACGGGCAGAAGATTGGAAGAAGGAAAGGCCATTAATCTTTCCTTGTCAGCCCTTGGAGATGTCATCAGCGCACTGCAACACAAGAAGAGTCATGTGCCATACAGGCATGTTAATTATATATCTATCTCAATCTTTCCCTTAATTCAGACTTGAATAGACTTTGAAGATTGAGATTGAGATTGATTCTTTCACATCGCACAGGAACAGCAAGCTTACACAAGTTCTGAGAGATTCACTTGGTAAAATTAAATTTCTCATGACAAGCAAAATCATGCATGGTTAACTGACCATTGAGATTTCTCACTTAATTATGCCCTTTTTCATGGTAGGATTTGACTCCAAAACCTTAATGTTCGTTCATGTCAGCCCCAAAGAAGAAGATTTATGTGAAACCATTTGTTCCTTGGGTTTCGCTGCACGAGCAGGAAGCATACACTTAGATAGCAAAGAATCACCGGTAACGTTTCTTCCATTTTCATCAAACTGCACTTTCTATATCTCTACTGTATCTTCCATATCTACTAGACAAAGTTAACGCATGTGTCATATTAGGGACAACTTGCTATTTGAACTTCTGTGCACCAACCTTATCCTATGTCGAACTTCATGTAAAGTTATTGATGGAGTCGGGcataataaaattatagaatttaatGATAGTTCTTGTAAATTTTAAGTTACATGAATTCTAAGAACCGTATAAAAATTTGTATATAGCACTACAAAAAATATAAGAATTAGAGATGGAATCTATCCGTCGCTAAATTAAATTTGTGACGGAAAGAGTCTCGTCGGGTAGAAGTCTGTCGTTATCACTGTAGCAATGGAAAGTTAGACATCTGTCGCTATAAATAACGACGGATGCCTGAATGTCCGTCGCTATGAGCCAAATGGAACAGTAAATCTATTAAACAGAATGTGTGATGGATTATTTAAATAGTTCATCGCTATTTGTGACGGATATTTAAATAATCCGTCGCTATTTCCCTATTCGAGATATTGCAACAAATTGGGAAGGTAACGTATCCTTAAAATTAGCGATGGCTAATTGACTTTCCGTCGCTAATAGCAACGATAAGTCAGATATCCGTCGCTAATGTTACCTCCAGTATACATAATTCTTTTGGGTTTTTCAGTTTTCCCCGTTTACATATGAATATAAATCACTTCAACAATCACAAGCGCTAATTTTGACAATAAACTCATAATACTTAACAACAAAACTGACTACACATCAATAATTACAACATAACAAACTCACAATAAATAACAAACACACAACACATCACATCCCAAACACCACAAAAATCTAGCAGAATTAAAATGAACTAGATACATAATAGTAAATCGAAACACAAGTCCGAATCTAATACAAGATAAAGTTTCTCCAACAAAAAATAATCCAATACAATACATCCAAAGCAAAATAAAGAACAAAATCATCTGTGCGTCCTCCATGAAGTTCCATTGAGATTAGTTTTGAATAGAAAATGTAATATTAAACTACAAAAGATATTACTTATATTAAACTAATAAGTAGTTGAGCTAACAGACATTTTTAGAAATATATACTTGCGTCCGTagaataaaaatatatcaaatctaaAAATGATTATGCAAATATATAAGACAATCATATATGCATATAAttattaacaaaaataatattatttttgactTAATTAAAAGTTAAGCTAAATGATACATACCTCAAAATAATATACTCTGCAGGGGAATCATCGAGATCTTGGGTGTCCTGGGACTCCAAACGATGCTGGGCAGCCATCTGTGAATCCAGAGAGAACGTCACCGCAAATGCTTACATATGACGAACTATCGCTTTAGTATAAGCCGTCGCATGTCTCATATCTCAGCGTCCCTCCCGACCATCGTCTGCTCCAATGATGATAGTCGAGTCCGCAAGTCCTTATTTTCCTCCCGCAATTCTCGTACCTCACTAGATGAGGAGGAGGAAGTAGAACGACCCCTGATCCCTGGAGTTCTCATCCACTCATACATAACTTTGGCCTGAGAGCCAAGCCCGTAGAGGGATGTCTTTTTCTTTCCACCGATGACACcataataaatgtcattaacTGCATCAGTGGAAAAAGGTTATGACCCCTTTCCCTCTGCCCTAGGCTGAGACGCCTCAGCAACTCTAGTGGTCATTTCTTCCTgtgttaaaataataattttagtaaCCTTCACATAAAGTGTACAAATATATTTACGAAATTTAATATACTTACGTTAATTGTTGAGGAATGGTGAACGACATaagacccatctttcttcttatgagttttattaaaaatctcccaaCAAGTGAGAGGTCTCTATAATTCAGCAACCTATGTAGAGAAAATGCaaatacattaaaaataataataaaacatatgtaagaaatatttatataacttaattttaaacataCTAAGTCAAAGGCATGCTCCACCATTGAACGGGATCCAGCTATAGGAAATACAAGAATATATAAGCATGAATCttcattttcatcaaaaacatgacataagaaaataaatacataaacataatgacAAAGAACCTGATTGAAAAGTCATGTCTTGGTCCTTTCGCGTCGTCTAGAAGATCCTGAGAAAGAAAAAGCGGAAGCAAACAAAGGAGGATCTTCCAAGGGGCTTAGGGAATGACGACGCTGAAAAGTTTCTTGTCAATGGGGAATAAGAAACTTGGTCAAGATGATATCCTAAACCCTTGGAGACCTCCCCTTATATAAGCAACCAATCTGTTATCAGCTCATAGATGATAACAGATTGGACTAAAGGGTTCTACACATTCAACCCACATTCGATAATTTGAAACTCACtaaacataagttagatcactttaaagggttcgaATTGTATTCACATGTGCAACTTACAGATAAACCCACCTAATatagataattatatccaacaatctctcaTTTGTGCTATATGTGTGCTAtatgtgaaatacaagtaaaattatagttgatatcaaattttattggtacaaaatacttatataaacaatctagtccattaacttcattggtataggactaaagaggtcatagctaCTATATATGATCGTAATAAGctccaacagtaatcacaatatcaatgtcattaatgacatagatcaagatgtgaATGTGTAGAGTGGAAATTATATGAAATGTGATCAGTACACGTCAATTTCCAACTAGTTCAACGATAATGTCTGATcatatttgcaaaatactttatgctaaactataaTAGTAAATTATGATCAACTTTATAATTCCAAAGGAACCtatatatcatatttacaaataccAAATGCTAGCAATAAATCATGACATATTTTATTCAAAgtgttaaacaaacaaaatacCCATGAATGTTTTGAACTTCAAGTACGTACATTAATTAAAACAAATGTTTATCTTTATTAATCAATATAGAGTAATAAAATGAATACAGACTCCTACgggatgagttcttcttccataagaaggactctcatatccataacatgcgcatgaaacaccctaggcaccaagcctttggtgagcGGATCAGTCAACATAGAATCTAtgctgatgtgctctaccatgatctgacaactctgaactctttctttaaccgctagaaacttgatgtcgatgtgcttgGACTTCAATGAGCTGACGTTGTTCTTGGCATAGTTCTATGGCTTTATTATCACTGTAGATCCTCAATGGCCTGTCAATGCTATCAATGATCTGCAATGCTGTGACAAAGTTTCGCAGCAAAATCTAGTGATTGGATGTTTCATAGCATGCTACCAACTATGTGTCCATAGTAGAAGTGGTTGCTAACATCTTTTTAacactcttcc
Coding sequences within it:
- the LOC122017795 gene encoding kinesin-like protein KIN-14B isoform X1, whose amino-acid sequence is MRREIKLSFLIFLGTDWVLVDITTNCQLLSSFCSKMDEAVGKDSSDAFQSLPDSIHSLRRFNSKLTDSWFESVCRIIKELQESKSNGDDMEFTKIQAELDSLRSQLKEIAIQRRQTLNDFLDLKGNIRVFCRVRPLLPEESCRFTPPSLLTPDSTRLLLRVGDRRSKQYNFDKVFHPQSTQEEVFSEIEPVIKSALDGYNVCIFAYGQTGTGKTYSMEGSRSNPGIVIRGIQALFQQALESNHAFQFNFSMLEIYMGGLRDLLVPRSSKQRKPPALSIQMNSIGGVEIENLVSVEVHNFEQVNTLYNLGKRSRSTGATKSNLNSSRSHCLICISIACAGAPERRQGVNKIWMIDLGGSERLLKTQATGRRLEEGKAINLSLSALGDVISALQHKKSHVPYRNSKLTQVLRDSLGFDSKTLMFVHVSPKEEDLCETICSLGFAARAGSIHLDSKESPEMQARKEVEMTKLEQKIRGLEIEQKDVQREIKKLKEKQNSLLRLDQLRDLDITDSPPLSEELRFDEAIILRNERISTQASPSIPRFMKSTICSQKRINSVPLPYLSIRKKPTIPSKARRTTSLYAESVHSEANDTVLMSECDSKITMSTSYPDEAQDPDDDIVCSQDTSDYEIKQVIFTDKEKFPLSTTSLPHGCLNEEGINAKESNEKLHSSIEDWLHQQIIGQTITQTACGKRVLVIPIEQSNDTGSQQNAVNELNQEDSQSFGNTNSGTDSEKNSNGVYFFKSISVDEASSASKDRDRIYCQDKDEYSDSFSHEDFLKAQLQENKEKSSLHFRESRRSVFVTHPSLLIQQNMHQHKEQGLGWRILKTLRTLWMIGLVLLGIRSLGLGLDFFHGLML
- the LOC122017795 gene encoding kinesin-like protein KIN-14B isoform X2, encoding MDEAVGKDSSDAFQSLPDSIHSLRRFNSKLTDSWFESVCRIIKELQESKSNGDDMEFTKIQAELDSLRSQLKEIAIQRRQTLNDFLDLKGNIRVFCRVRPLLPEESCRFTPPSLLTPDSTRLLLRVGDRRSKQYNFDKVFHPQSTQEEVFSEIEPVIKSALDGYNVCIFAYGQTGTGKTYSMEGSRSNPGIVIRGIQALFQQALESNHAFQFNFSMLEIYMGGLRDLLVPRSSKQRKPPALSIQMNSIGGVEIENLVSVEVHNFEQVNTLYNLGKRSRSTGATKSNLNSSRSHCLICISIACAGAPERRQGVNKIWMIDLGGSERLLKTQATGRRLEEGKAINLSLSALGDVISALQHKKSHVPYRNSKLTQVLRDSLGFDSKTLMFVHVSPKEEDLCETICSLGFAARAGSIHLDSKESPEMQARKEVEMTKLEQKIRGLEIEQKDVQREIKKLKEKQNSLLRLDQLRDLDITDSPPLSEELRFDEAIILRNERISTQASPSIPRFMKSTICSQKRINSVPLPYLSIRKKPTIPSKARRTTSLYAESVHSEANDTVLMSECDSKITMSTSYPDEAQDPDDDIVCSQDTSDYEIKQVIFTDKEKFPLSTTSLPHGCLNEEGINAKESNEKLHSSIEDWLHQQIIGQTITQTACGKRVLVIPIEQSNDTGSQQNAVNELNQEDSQSFGNTNSGTDSEKNSNGVYFFKSISVDEASSASKDRDRIYCQDKDEYSDSFSHEDFLKAQLQENKEKSSLHFRESRRSVFVTHPSLLIQQNMHQHKEQGLGWRILKTLRTLWMIGLVLLGIRSLGLGLDFFHGLML